A genomic region of Mycobacterium sp. Aquia_213 contains the following coding sequences:
- a CDS encoding vitamin K epoxide reductase family protein, with protein sequence MTVAVSVESAERSGDPTPASTGDSSVPKLSAWWVLIAGAVGLISSMTLTVEKIDILRNPSYVPSCNLNPIISCGSVMITPQASVLGFPNPLLGIVAFTVVLVVGVLAVAKVSIPQWFWTLLAVGLLVGAVFVHWLIYQSLYRIGALCPYCMVVWAMTITLLVVVGSIAFRPVLASRDSTAARVLYQWRWSITALWFTAVFLLIVVRFWDYWSTLL encoded by the coding sequence GTGACGGTCGCGGTGTCGGTCGAATCCGCCGAGCGATCCGGCGACCCGACACCGGCTTCGACGGGTGACTCATCCGTACCGAAGCTCAGCGCATGGTGGGTGCTGATCGCCGGCGCGGTCGGGTTGATCTCCTCCATGACGCTGACGGTGGAGAAGATCGACATCCTGCGCAACCCGTCCTACGTGCCGTCGTGCAATCTCAATCCGATCATCTCGTGCGGATCGGTGATGATCACGCCGCAAGCGTCGGTGCTGGGCTTCCCGAACCCACTGCTGGGCATCGTGGCGTTCACCGTGGTGTTGGTTGTCGGCGTCCTTGCGGTGGCGAAAGTGTCGATACCACAATGGTTTTGGACCCTGCTGGCGGTCGGGCTGCTGGTTGGTGCGGTGTTCGTGCACTGGCTGATCTACCAGAGCCTGTACCGGATCGGGGCGTTGTGCCCCTACTGCATGGTGGTCTGGGCGATGACGATCACGCTGCTGGTGGTGGTCGGATCCATCGCGTTTCGACCGGTGCTCGCCAGTCGCGACAGCACCGCGGCGCGGGTGCTCTATCAATGGCGGTGGTCGATCACCGCGCTATGGTTTACCGCGGTGTTTCTGCTGATCGTGGTGCGGTTCTGGGACTACTGGTCGACGCTGCTGTAA
- a CDS encoding DsbA family protein has product MADKSKRPPRFDLKASDGKSGRLIQIGGTAFIIIFAVALVFYIVTSHHDKKGGVAGQGDTVRVTSSKLVTQPGTTNPKAVVTFYEDFLCPACGNFERTFGPTVSKLIDAGAIAADYSMVAILDSSKSQNYSSRAGAAALCVADENMDAFRRFHTALFSTGVQPDERGPNFPDNAKLIELAREAGVVGKVPDCINSGKYLSKVSGEASTAGITATPTIKINGENYDPSTPDALVAKIKTIVGDVPGIDTAVAPAAS; this is encoded by the coding sequence GTGGCCGACAAATCGAAACGTCCCCCCCGATTCGACCTGAAGGCGTCAGACGGGAAGTCCGGCCGGCTCATTCAGATCGGCGGCACCGCGTTCATCATCATCTTCGCGGTCGCGCTGGTGTTCTACATCGTGACGTCGCATCACGATAAGAAGGGCGGCGTCGCCGGTCAGGGCGACACGGTCCGCGTGACGTCGAGCAAGCTGGTCACCCAGCCCGGGACAACCAACCCCAAGGCGGTCGTGACCTTCTACGAGGATTTCCTCTGCCCGGCCTGCGGTAATTTCGAGCGCACTTTCGGACCGACGGTGTCCAAGTTGATCGACGCGGGTGCCATTGCGGCCGATTACTCGATGGTGGCCATTCTCGACAGTTCCAAGAGCCAGAACTATTCGTCGCGGGCCGGGGCGGCGGCCTTGTGCGTCGCCGACGAGAACATGGATGCGTTCCGGCGCTTTCACACCGCGCTGTTCAGCACCGGTGTCCAGCCCGACGAGCGGGGGCCCAATTTCCCCGACAACGCGAAATTGATCGAGCTGGCCCGCGAGGCCGGCGTCGTCGGCAAGGTGCCGGATTGCATCAACAGCGGGAAGTACCTTTCCAAGGTCAGTGGGGAAGCCTCGACCGCGGGCATCACCGCGACCCCGACGATCAAGATCAACGGCGAGAACTACGACCCGTCGACGCCCGACGCACTGGTCGCCAAGATCAAGACCATCGTCGGTGACGTTCCGGGCATCGACACGGCCGTCGCTCCCGCGGCTTCGTGA
- a CDS encoding alpha/beta hydrolase — protein sequence MTQSLPGAPDLHLETKRASTRWSGLRQDVVTNVGVKAIPWIPTPAKRVMFGGRSIIIDGNTLDPTLQLMLSGLRLGGIDGLAVNGDPVASRALMRQSLLSLPGPQIHVMVDDLTIPGPAGEIGARHYRPASGAASDLLVFYHGGGWVLGDLDTADALCRLTCRDAGVHVLSIDYRLAPEHPAPAAIDDAYAAFKWAHEHAAELGATPGRVAVGGDSAGGNLATLVCLLTRDEGGPAPLLQWLIYPRTDFSAQTRSLSLFARGFLLTKRDIDWFNAQYLRGTGIDATDPRVSPLFAESLSGLAPALIAVAGFDPLRDEGERYATALQDAGTAVDLRRLGSLTHGFASLFQLGGGSAAATSDLISALRAHLSRA from the coding sequence ATGACACAGAGTCTGCCAGGCGCACCGGACCTGCATTTGGAGACCAAGCGCGCATCGACTCGCTGGTCCGGTCTCAGGCAGGACGTTGTCACCAACGTTGGCGTCAAGGCCATTCCGTGGATTCCTACTCCGGCGAAGCGGGTGATGTTCGGCGGCCGGTCGATCATCATCGACGGCAACACGCTCGATCCCACCCTGCAGCTGATGCTGTCTGGTCTGCGCCTTGGCGGTATCGACGGATTGGCCGTCAACGGCGACCCGGTGGCCTCTCGCGCGCTGATGCGTCAGTCGCTGCTGTCGCTGCCCGGGCCCCAGATTCACGTGATGGTCGACGACCTGACAATTCCCGGACCGGCCGGCGAGATCGGAGCGCGACACTACCGCCCGGCCAGCGGGGCGGCCTCGGACTTGCTGGTCTTCTATCACGGCGGGGGCTGGGTGCTCGGCGACCTGGACACCGCCGACGCGCTGTGCCGGTTGACCTGCCGTGACGCCGGTGTCCACGTGTTGTCGATCGACTACCGGCTGGCGCCCGAGCATCCGGCGCCGGCCGCGATCGACGACGCCTATGCGGCGTTCAAGTGGGCCCACGAGCATGCCGCCGAACTCGGCGCGACCCCCGGGCGTGTCGCGGTCGGCGGAGACAGCGCGGGCGGCAACCTGGCCACCCTCGTCTGCCTGCTAACGCGCGACGAGGGTGGCCCGGCCCCGCTGCTGCAGTGGCTGATCTACCCGCGGACCGACTTCAGCGCGCAGACCCGGTCACTGAGCCTGTTTGCCCGCGGTTTCTTGCTGACCAAGCGGGACATCGACTGGTTCAACGCTCAGTACCTGCGCGGTACCGGCATTGATGCGACGGACCCGCGCGTCTCGCCGCTGTTCGCCGAGTCGTTGTCCGGGCTGGCACCCGCGCTGATCGCCGTCGCGGGATTCGACCCGTTGCGCGACGAAGGCGAGCGCTACGCGACGGCGCTGCAGGACGCGGGCACCGCGGTGGATCTGCGGCGGCTGGGTTCGCTGACGCACGGTTTCGCCAGCCTGTTTCAGCTTGGGGGCGGTAGCGCGGCGGCCACCAGCGATCTGATTTCTGCTCTGCGCGCTCACCTGAGCCGGGCCTGA
- a CDS encoding aldo/keto reductase, translating to MAAPLVTLNDGHAIPAVGFGVFQVPPAETEQAVSTALQAGYRHIDTAAAYRNERETGRAIADSDVPRDQLYVVTKLWNSEQGYDSTLTAFDASMDRLGLDYLDLYLVHWPMPALGKFVETFKAFAHLRDQGRIRSIGVSNFEPEHLMVLIDATGIVPAVNQIELHPRFPQTELRKVHAQRGIATEAWAPLGQGALLTHPTVTAVAEGSGRTPAQVLIRWHIQLGNIVIPKSVNPARIASNFDVFDFELTANEMATISSLDDGTRLGPDPRTFSFTGR from the coding sequence ATGGCAGCCCCCTTGGTCACACTCAATGACGGTCATGCGATCCCCGCCGTCGGGTTCGGAGTCTTCCAGGTCCCTCCGGCGGAGACCGAGCAGGCGGTGAGTACAGCGCTGCAAGCCGGGTACCGGCATATCGACACCGCCGCCGCCTACCGCAATGAACGGGAAACCGGGCGCGCGATCGCCGATTCCGACGTGCCGCGCGATCAACTCTACGTGGTGACCAAACTGTGGAACTCCGAGCAGGGCTACGACAGCACGTTGACGGCCTTCGACGCCAGCATGGACCGGCTTGGCCTCGACTACCTCGACCTCTACCTCGTTCATTGGCCGATGCCGGCGCTGGGAAAGTTTGTCGAAACCTTCAAGGCATTCGCCCACCTGCGCGACCAGGGCCGGATCCGCTCCATCGGAGTCAGCAATTTCGAGCCCGAGCATCTGATGGTTCTGATCGATGCCACCGGCATCGTTCCCGCGGTCAATCAGATCGAGCTGCACCCTCGTTTTCCCCAGACGGAATTGCGAAAAGTGCACGCCCAGCGCGGAATCGCGACCGAGGCGTGGGCGCCGCTGGGGCAAGGTGCGCTGCTGACACATCCGACCGTCACGGCCGTCGCCGAAGGATCTGGGCGGACACCCGCCCAGGTGTTGATCAGATGGCATATTCAGCTCGGTAATATCGTGATCCCCAAGTCGGTCAACCCCGCACGGATTGCGAGCAACTTCGACGTGTTCGATTTCGAACTCACCGCCAACGAAATGGCGACGATTTCCTCGCTGGACGACGGAACTCGGCTTGGTCCTGATCCACGAACCTTCAGTTTCACAGGTAGGTGA
- a CDS encoding aldo/keto reductase, which translates to MTLTGDAGLAVPSISLNDENTMPVLGLGVADLSEDETERAVSAALELGCRLIDTATAYGNEAAVGRAIAASGIPRAELFVTTKLATADQGLKGAQDACDASLERLGLDYLDLYLIHWPAASHGKYVDSFGGLLQLRSTGHTRSIGVANFTEEYLEMVIDLVFTTPAVNQIELHPLLNQADMRKTNAQHNVVTQSYTPLALGKLDDNPTVNSVAGEYGKTASQVLLRWNLQLGNAVVFRSANPEHIATDFDVFDFELAAEHVDAINALNDGTRLRPDPETYEGA; encoded by the coding sequence ATGACGTTGACTGGCGACGCGGGCCTCGCCGTGCCCTCGATCTCTCTCAATGACGAAAATACGATGCCGGTGCTTGGCCTCGGCGTCGCGGATTTGTCGGAGGACGAGACCGAACGTGCCGTCTCGGCGGCACTGGAACTCGGCTGCCGACTGATCGACACCGCGACGGCGTACGGCAATGAAGCCGCGGTCGGTCGCGCGATTGCCGCGTCCGGGATTCCCCGTGCGGAGCTGTTCGTCACGACCAAACTGGCCACCGCCGACCAGGGCCTCAAGGGCGCGCAGGATGCCTGCGACGCCAGCCTGGAACGACTGGGCCTGGACTACCTCGACCTGTATCTGATTCATTGGCCGGCCGCCTCGCACGGCAAGTATGTGGACTCCTTCGGCGGGCTGCTCCAGCTCCGCTCGACCGGACACACCCGCTCGATCGGTGTCGCCAACTTCACCGAGGAATACCTGGAGATGGTGATCGACCTGGTGTTCACGACGCCGGCGGTCAATCAGATCGAGTTGCACCCGCTGCTCAATCAGGCCGACATGCGCAAGACGAACGCGCAGCACAACGTCGTCACGCAGTCCTACACACCGCTGGCGCTGGGCAAGTTGGACGACAACCCGACCGTGAACTCCGTCGCGGGCGAGTACGGCAAGACGGCCTCGCAGGTATTGCTGCGGTGGAACCTGCAACTGGGCAACGCGGTCGTCTTCCGCTCGGCCAATCCCGAGCACATCGCCACCGACTTCGACGTGTTCGATTTCGAATTGGCGGCCGAGCACGTGGACGCGATCAACGCGCTCAATGACGGAACTCGGTTGCGCCCGGACCCAGAGACCTACGAAGGCGCGTAG
- a CDS encoding class I SAM-dependent methyltransferase gives MRYDRTGRSYSRTRRPDPRVAAVIDEALLEMTTVANVGAGTGSYEPAQTVVAVEPSRVMIAQRPPGSAPAIRAVAERLPIRSNAVDAALAVLTVHHWADLANGIAEMRRIARRRLVVFTWDHDVIRRFWLLSEYLPAAAQTDAELAVPITKLVSLLGDPRIIPVPVPHDCVDGFGGAYWRRPHAYLDPAVQAGMSLFALTSEAALQQGLSRLRVDLGSGSWDRQHQDLLDADQLDLGYRLLVAEVAETPPTVNAS, from the coding sequence GTGCGGTACGACCGGACCGGGCGCAGCTATTCGCGCACTCGACGTCCCGACCCACGCGTCGCCGCGGTGATCGACGAGGCGCTGCTCGAGATGACGACAGTCGCGAATGTCGGCGCCGGCACCGGATCCTACGAACCGGCGCAGACCGTGGTCGCGGTGGAACCCAGCCGGGTGATGATCGCGCAGCGGCCGCCGGGCTCCGCGCCCGCCATTCGGGCCGTCGCCGAGCGGCTGCCGATTCGCTCGAACGCCGTGGACGCCGCGCTTGCCGTGCTGACCGTCCACCATTGGGCCGACCTCGCCAACGGCATCGCCGAGATGCGGCGTATCGCGCGCCGACGCCTTGTCGTCTTCACCTGGGACCACGACGTGATTAGACGATTTTGGCTATTGAGCGAATATCTGCCCGCGGCCGCGCAGACCGACGCCGAGCTGGCCGTCCCGATCACGAAACTGGTTTCCCTGCTGGGCGATCCGCGGATCATCCCGGTACCCGTCCCGCACGATTGCGTGGATGGCTTCGGCGGCGCCTATTGGCGCCGACCGCACGCCTACCTCGATCCGGCCGTTCAGGCGGGCATGTCTCTGTTTGCCCTTACATCGGAAGCGGCTCTGCAGCAAGGTCTTTCACGGCTGCGCGTGGACCTCGGCAGCGGCTCATGGGATCGCCAACACCAGGATCTGCTGGACGCCGACCAGCTGGACCTCGGCTACCGGCTGCTCGTCGCCGAGGTTGCCGAAACGCCACCGACTGTGAATGCGAGCTAG
- a CDS encoding HNH endonuclease signature motif containing protein, translating to MSSTASSCAVVSRPDERLEVLFDELAELTGQRNAIDGRIVEIAAEIDRDELCGVTGARSVAALMGWKTGSSSANAHTIATVARRWAEFPRCAAGMREGRLSLDQVGVIAARAGGGSDEHYAELAAVATVGQLRTAVKLEPRPEHDSARPGPRASITQSSDEEFTWWRIKLGHLDAAKFDAALASYRDALIAEWKHDHDTGDGACDQVPPVPGTVEAFMHLVETGWDAEAARRPHGQHTTVVVHVDVDQRAAALHLGPLLTDAERRYLSCDATCEVWFERDGEVIGAGRATRVINRRLRRALEHRHRTCAVAGCGATRGLHAHHIRHWEDGGPTELANLVLVCPYHHRLHHRGVITITRTADDLIVTDNAGRLLSPGSLARPPTQPPPDVPPCPGPTGERANWWWYQPFQPRPSPTTN from the coding sequence ATGTCTTCGACCGCATCGTCTTGCGCCGTTGTATCGCGTCCTGATGAGCGGCTTGAGGTGTTGTTTGACGAGTTGGCGGAGTTGACCGGTCAGCGTAATGCGATTGATGGGCGCATCGTGGAGATCGCCGCTGAGATAGATCGCGACGAGCTGTGTGGGGTCACCGGCGCGCGGTCGGTGGCGGCGTTGATGGGCTGGAAGACCGGCTCGTCGTCGGCAAACGCCCACACGATCGCCACGGTGGCGCGTCGGTGGGCGGAGTTTCCGCGGTGCGCGGCGGGTATGCGGGAGGGTCGGCTGTCGTTGGATCAGGTCGGGGTGATCGCGGCGCGGGCGGGCGGGGGCTCTGATGAGCATTATGCGGAGCTGGCGGCGGTGGCGACGGTCGGCCAGTTGCGTACCGCGGTGAAGCTGGAACCGCGACCCGAACACGATTCTGCCCGGCCAGGCCCGCGGGCCTCGATCACCCAGAGCTCTGATGAGGAGTTCACGTGGTGGCGGATCAAACTTGGGCACCTGGACGCGGCGAAGTTCGATGCGGCGTTGGCGTCTTATCGTGATGCGCTGATCGCCGAGTGGAAGCACGATCACGACACTGGCGACGGCGCCTGCGATCAGGTGCCGCCGGTGCCGGGCACTGTCGAGGCGTTTATGCACCTGGTGGAGACGGGGTGGGACGCCGAGGCGGCCCGCCGCCCCCATGGGCAGCACACCACTGTGGTGGTGCACGTCGATGTGGACCAGCGTGCCGCCGCGCTGCATCTGGGTCCGCTGCTCACCGACGCCGAACGCCGATACCTGAGCTGTGATGCCACCTGTGAAGTCTGGTTCGAACGGGACGGCGAGGTCATCGGCGCCGGGCGCGCGACGCGGGTGATCAACCGGCGGCTTCGCCGCGCCCTCGAGCACCGCCACCGAACGTGCGCGGTTGCGGGCTGCGGCGCCACCCGCGGACTGCACGCACACCACATCCGCCACTGGGAAGACGGCGGCCCCACCGAGTTGGCCAACCTGGTACTGGTCTGCCCGTATCACCATCGGCTGCACCACCGCGGCGTCATCACCATCACCCGAACCGCAGACGATCTCATCGTCACCGACAACGCCGGCCGATTACTGAGCCCGGGATCGCTGGCGCGCCCACCAACGCAACCCCCGCCCGACGTCCCACCATGCCCCGGGCCCACCGGCGAACGCGCCAACTGGTGGTGGTACCAACCGTTCCAACCGCGACCGTCACCAACAACCAACTAG
- a CDS encoding HNH endonuclease family protein: MNRKMLLWLSAAAALAVLVAYQTLGSTSARHAEVAARADVPTVAPGADVLAGIAVAPLRVHHYDYRRAAFGDSWDDNNDAPGGRNGCDTRDDILDRDLVDKTYVAVKRCPTAVATGTLHDPYTNTTIAFQRGAKVGESVQIDHIVPLAYAWDMGAFGWPDPERLRFANDPANLLAVQGQANQDKGDLPPGQWMPPNRAFACQYAMQFIAVLRGYQLPVDQASAGALRQAAETCPKS, encoded by the coding sequence GTGAACCGCAAAATGCTGCTCTGGTTGTCGGCGGCCGCGGCGCTCGCGGTGCTGGTCGCTTATCAAACGCTGGGGTCGACGTCGGCCAGGCACGCGGAGGTCGCCGCGCGCGCCGATGTGCCCACGGTGGCGCCGGGAGCCGATGTGCTGGCCGGCATTGCGGTAGCGCCGCTGAGGGTGCACCACTACGACTACCGCCGGGCGGCCTTCGGCGACTCCTGGGACGACAACAACGACGCCCCGGGCGGGCGCAACGGATGCGACACCCGCGACGACATCCTCGACCGAGATCTCGTCGACAAGACCTACGTGGCCGTCAAGCGGTGCCCCACTGCCGTGGCCACCGGTACCCTGCACGACCCGTATACCAACACCACGATCGCCTTCCAGCGCGGCGCGAAGGTCGGCGAGTCGGTGCAGATCGACCACATCGTCCCGCTTGCCTATGCCTGGGACATGGGAGCTTTCGGCTGGCCGGATCCCGAGCGGCTGCGCTTCGCCAACGACCCGGCCAACCTGCTGGCAGTCCAGGGTCAGGCCAATCAGGACAAGGGCGACCTGCCGCCGGGTCAATGGATGCCGCCCAACCGCGCGTTCGCCTGTCAGTACGCGATGCAGTTCATCGCGGTGTTGCGTGGTTACCAGCTGCCGGTGGATCAGGCGTCCGCGGGTGCGCTTCGTCAGGCCGCTGAAACGTGTCCTAAGAGTTGA